The following are encoded together in the Planococcus antarcticus DSM 14505 genome:
- a CDS encoding DUF2768 domain-containing protein: protein MSALDKMWVSFAGIAFLMISMGLIYLSRYKLKNGILKFSFALVAYILLILGFFIMIFTVFSGPTGGA from the coding sequence ATGAGTGCTTTAGATAAAATGTGGGTATCATTTGCTGGGATTGCTTTTTTAATGATTTCAATGGGCTTAATCTATTTGAGCAGATACAAACTGAAGAACGGCATCCTTAAATTTAGTTTCGCGCTAGTTGCATATATCTTGCTGATTCTTGGATTTTTTATCATGATATTCACAGTATTCAGCGGCCCTACCGGCGGCGCTTGA
- the hepT gene encoding heptaprenyl diphosphate synthase component II has protein sequence MEKMKLKLLYSDLKPELEMIEKELEQAVDSKSLLLNDASLHLLQAGGKRIRPVFVLLAGKFGDYNIDVMKRVAVPLELIHMASLVHDDVIDDSEIRRGRPTVKAQWNNSVAMYTGDFILARALERITEIESPRIHEILSKTLIEVCRGEIIQIQDKYKLDQNLRDYFRRIKRKTALLISSSCELGALVSGTDEKTAAHLRRFGYFIGMSFQIIDDILDFTSTDEELGKPAGSDFIQGNITLPILCARKDPEIYATLKANLNKDLSNEERLMIVRTIRNSSAIDEAKAMSERYLEKALRELSFLPKGQAVKTMRKIAFFIGKRNF, from the coding sequence GTGGAAAAGATGAAGTTGAAATTGCTCTATTCCGACCTTAAACCGGAATTGGAAATGATCGAGAAGGAATTGGAACAGGCAGTGGATTCCAAATCTCTCCTTTTGAATGATGCGTCTCTTCATTTATTGCAGGCCGGAGGGAAAAGAATCCGACCTGTTTTTGTTTTGCTTGCTGGAAAGTTTGGTGATTACAATATCGATGTTATGAAACGTGTGGCCGTGCCGCTTGAACTGATTCATATGGCTTCATTAGTTCACGACGATGTCATCGACGATTCGGAAATCCGAAGAGGCCGACCGACTGTCAAAGCACAGTGGAACAACAGTGTAGCAATGTACACTGGTGATTTTATTTTGGCTCGAGCTCTGGAACGAATTACTGAAATTGAGTCACCGCGTATTCACGAAATCTTGTCGAAAACGTTGATTGAAGTTTGTCGTGGTGAAATTATTCAAATCCAAGACAAATACAAGCTGGACCAGAATTTACGGGATTATTTCCGGCGTATTAAACGAAAGACAGCCTTGCTGATTTCCTCCAGTTGTGAATTGGGTGCGCTTGTCTCAGGTACTGATGAGAAGACGGCAGCGCATTTACGCCGTTTTGGCTATTTTATCGGCATGTCATTTCAGATTATTGACGATATCCTTGATTTTACGTCAACGGACGAAGAATTAGGGAAACCGGCTGGCAGCGATTTTATCCAAGGGAATATTACCTTGCCCATTTTATGCGCACGCAAAGATCCTGAAATTTATGCCACGCTGAAAGCTAATTTAAATAAAGACTTGTCTAATGAAGAACGGCTAATGATTGTTCGTACAATCCGCAATAGTTCCGCTATCGATGAAGCGAAAGCAATGAGCGAGCGCTACCTAGAAAAGGCATTGCGGGAACTTTCCTTTTTGCCAAAGGGGCAAGCAGTAAAAACGATGCGCAAAATTGCATTTTTTATTGGTAAGCGCAATTTTTAA
- a CDS encoding HU family DNA-binding protein, which yields MNKTELVNSVAEAAELSRKDAAKAVDAAFETIQDALTKGEKVQLIGFGNFEVRERAARKGRNPQTGAEIEIAASKVPAFKPGKALKDAVK from the coding sequence ATGAACAAAACAGAATTAGTGAACTCTGTTGCTGAAGCAGCTGAACTTTCTCGTAAAGACGCTGCCAAAGCAGTTGACGCTGCATTTGAGACAATTCAAGACGCTTTAACTAAAGGTGAAAAAGTACAGTTAATCGGTTTCGGTAACTTTGAAGTACGCGAACGCGCGGCCCGCAAAGGACGTAACCCACAAACTGGTGCTGAAATTGAGATCGCTGCAAGCAAAGTTCCTGCATTTAAGCCAGGTAAAGCGCTTAAAGACGCAGTGAAGTAA
- the mtrB gene encoding trp RNA-binding attenuation protein MtrB, which yields MAQTEYIIIRAQEDGVNVIGLTRGNDTKFHHTEKLDKGEVMIAQFTEHTSAMKIRGKAEIHSAHGIVESEAKK from the coding sequence ATGGCTCAGACAGAATATATTATCATTCGCGCACAGGAAGACGGCGTGAACGTAATAGGTTTAACTCGTGGCAACGACACAAAATTTCACCATACTGAAAAATTGGATAAAGGCGAAGTGATGATAGCCCAATTTACCGAGCACACTTCGGCCATGAAAATCCGCGGGAAAGCGGAAATTCATTCTGCCCACGGTATCGTTGAAAGCGAAGCTAAAAAATAA
- a CDS encoding demethylmenaquinone methyltransferase codes for MPKTKEQKVHEVFEKISENYDQMNSVISFQQHNKWREDTMYKMQVPKGAAAIDVCCGTADWTIAIGKEVGETGQVVGLDFSQNMLNVGHEKTKDMPQIKLIQGNAMLLPYPDNSFDFATIGFGLRNVPNYRQVLSEMHRVLKPGGMIACLETSQPENIVFKPFFRMYFRFIMPVFGKLFAKSYKEYSWLQESAKSFPGMKQLAKLFTEVGFEKVKYKPYTGGAAALHMGIKK; via the coding sequence ATGCCTAAAACAAAAGAACAAAAAGTCCACGAAGTATTTGAAAAAATATCAGAAAACTATGATCAGATGAATTCGGTCATTAGTTTCCAGCAGCATAACAAGTGGCGCGAAGATACGATGTACAAGATGCAGGTGCCAAAAGGGGCTGCTGCTATCGACGTATGCTGTGGTACTGCTGATTGGACCATTGCAATCGGAAAAGAAGTCGGCGAAACCGGACAGGTTGTCGGACTCGACTTTAGCCAGAACATGTTGAATGTTGGACACGAAAAAACTAAGGATATGCCTCAGATCAAGTTGATCCAGGGAAATGCAATGTTGTTGCCGTATCCAGATAATTCTTTTGATTTTGCGACAATCGGCTTTGGTTTGCGCAATGTACCAAATTATCGACAAGTCCTTTCTGAAATGCACCGTGTATTGAAGCCAGGTGGAATGATCGCCTGTCTGGAGACGTCACAACCTGAAAACATTGTTTTCAAACCGTTTTTTAGAATGTATTTCCGTTTCATCATGCCGGTATTCGGCAAATTATTCGCTAAAAGCTACAAAGAGTATTCGTGGCTTCAGGAATCGGCAAAATCATTCCCAGGTATGAAGCAATTGGCGAAGCTGTTCACGGAAGTTGGATTTGAGAAAGTAAAATATAAGCCATACACAGGAGGCGCCGCCGCCCTCCATATGGGAATAAAAAAGTAA
- a CDS encoding NAD(P)H-dependent glycerol-3-phosphate dehydrogenase, with product MEKVSVFGAGSWGTALSYVLAQNGHELLLWTHRQEQANEINQHTNKRYLKEVQLPESLKATSDLAQAVDHGDIFVLAVPTKAIREVCRDIKEALDRKILFVHVSKGIEPDSLKRISEMIREEIPEQWIEEVVVLSGPSHAEEVVQEHPTTVTAACEDTAAAIRIQDLFMNHYFRVYTNTDVIGVEIGGALKNIIALAVGITDGLGFGDNAKAAIMTRGLAEIARLGVKMGATPLTFSGLTGVGDLIVTCTSVHSRNWRAGNMLGKGKSLDEVLEEMGMVVEGIRTTKAAYQLSKAYDVPMPITAALYAVLFDNVSTDDAVGKLMGRMKKNEMEDLINLL from the coding sequence ATGGAAAAAGTTTCAGTATTTGGAGCAGGAAGCTGGGGAACTGCGCTGAGCTACGTACTGGCTCAAAATGGTCATGAATTGTTGCTTTGGACACATCGCCAGGAGCAGGCTAACGAAATCAACCAGCATACAAATAAACGCTATTTAAAAGAGGTACAGCTGCCGGAAAGTCTGAAAGCGACAAGCGATTTGGCTCAAGCTGTTGACCACGGGGATATTTTCGTGCTGGCTGTTCCGACAAAAGCGATTCGAGAAGTGTGCCGGGACATAAAAGAAGCCCTGGATCGAAAAATTCTGTTTGTTCATGTTTCCAAAGGTATTGAACCGGATTCTTTGAAACGAATCAGTGAAATGATTCGAGAAGAAATTCCGGAGCAGTGGATTGAAGAAGTAGTTGTACTGTCAGGTCCTAGCCACGCAGAAGAAGTAGTTCAAGAGCACCCAACCACTGTTACAGCGGCATGCGAGGATACCGCAGCTGCTATTCGAATCCAAGATTTATTTATGAACCATTATTTCCGGGTGTATACGAATACCGATGTAATCGGTGTTGAAATCGGTGGTGCTTTAAAAAACATCATCGCCTTGGCCGTTGGAATCACTGATGGATTAGGTTTTGGAGATAATGCAAAGGCTGCCATTATGACACGTGGGCTTGCAGAGATTGCAAGACTGGGCGTGAAGATGGGGGCAACTCCTTTAACTTTCTCCGGACTAACCGGAGTAGGTGATTTAATTGTGACTTGTACAAGTGTGCACTCACGTAATTGGCGGGCAGGAAATATGCTAGGTAAAGGAAAATCTTTGGACGAAGTGCTGGAAGAAATGGGTATGGTCGTCGAAGGAATTCGGACCACTAAAGCCGCTTATCAGTTGTCGAAAGCGTATGATGTGCCAATGCCGATTACGGCTGCACTGTATGCAGTTCTTTTTGACAATGTGTCAACAGATGATGCGGTTGGAAAGCTGATGGGACGCATGAAGAAGAACGAAATGGAAGATTTGATTAACTTGCTTTAA
- the folE gene encoding GTP cyclohydrolase I FolE — translation MIDVKAQKVDLDKIEQAVLMILEAVGEDVNREGLKDTPKRVAKMYAEVFAGLKEDPREYFKTIFHEGHEELVLVKDIPFYSMCEHHLVPFFGKAHIAYIPRDGIVTGLSKLARAVETVAKRPQLQERITSTIADSLMETLNPHGVYVMIEAEHMCMTMRGIKKPGSKTVTAVSRGVFETDDVKRSEVITYINMN, via the coding sequence ATGATAGATGTGAAAGCGCAAAAAGTAGACCTTGATAAAATAGAACAAGCTGTCTTGATGATTTTAGAGGCGGTTGGGGAAGACGTAAACCGAGAAGGATTAAAGGATACGCCTAAAAGGGTAGCTAAGATGTATGCAGAAGTATTTGCTGGATTGAAGGAAGATCCAAGAGAATACTTCAAAACAATTTTTCATGAAGGCCATGAAGAATTAGTACTCGTCAAAGATATTCCCTTCTACTCGATGTGCGAACATCATCTCGTTCCGTTTTTCGGTAAAGCTCATATTGCCTATATTCCTCGCGACGGAATTGTGACCGGATTAAGCAAATTAGCGCGAGCTGTGGAAACGGTCGCAAAACGACCACAACTTCAGGAGCGCATTACTTCGACGATTGCAGATTCTTTGATGGAAACGTTAAATCCGCATGGCGTATACGTCATGATTGAAGCGGAGCATATGTGTATGACCATGAGGGGCATCAAAAAGCCCGGGTCTAAAACGGTGACGGCTGTGTCACGAGGGGTTTTCGAAACAGACGATGTCAAGCGTTCGGAAGTAATCACTTATATCAATATGAACTAA
- the ndk gene encoding nucleoside-diphosphate kinase, which produces MEKTFLMVKPDGVQRNVIGEIVARFEKKGYHLAGAKLMQIPTELAEEHYGEHKERPFFGELVEFITSGPVFAMVWEGENVILTARQMMGATNPKDAASGTIRGDFAVTVGKNMIHGSDSAESAEREIGLFFKEEELVSYEKTMNSWVN; this is translated from the coding sequence TTGGAAAAAACATTTTTAATGGTTAAACCAGATGGCGTTCAACGCAACGTAATCGGAGAAATCGTCGCACGTTTTGAGAAAAAAGGATATCATTTAGCAGGTGCTAAATTGATGCAGATCCCTACTGAACTGGCTGAAGAGCATTACGGCGAACACAAAGAACGTCCATTCTTCGGTGAATTGGTAGAATTCATCACATCAGGTCCTGTATTTGCAATGGTTTGGGAAGGTGAAAACGTTATTTTGACTGCACGTCAAATGATGGGCGCTACTAACCCTAAAGATGCAGCTTCAGGAACAATCCGTGGAGACTTCGCAGTTACTGTTGGCAAAAACATGATTCACGGATCGGATTCTGCTGAAAGTGCAGAACGCGAAATCGGCTTGTTTTTCAAAGAAGAAGAATTGGTATCATACGAAAAAACAATGAATAGCTGGGTTAACTAA
- a CDS encoding heptaprenyl diphosphate synthase component 1 — translation MKGHQIQSKIISMEVEVLNAVQQRTLDQFTEGPSIKESRLFFLLLPFFDGKNWSAEIESSAKTVSIVYAALHAHDKIKEDVPIIKEQQLTVLAGDLYSGIYYQMLVNSKNIAMVQQLASAIIQVSEKKTSFFEEAIRPLDEIEEAIIIIETELLLSYYRFYGFSEYTLLAEQTLLYLRYAEELEYLQSKHYTNFLRELNSNLAHEIYTEHWLLEKLDSLHGQILVSIADCSLDYELAQFLLHQITPHQHRAEQLTREG, via the coding sequence ATGAAGGGACATCAAATACAATCGAAAATTATTTCTATGGAAGTCGAAGTCTTGAATGCTGTGCAACAGCGGACTCTCGATCAATTTACAGAAGGCCCGTCCATAAAAGAGTCGCGTTTGTTCTTTTTGCTATTACCTTTTTTCGACGGTAAAAACTGGTCGGCTGAAATAGAGTCTTCTGCTAAAACGGTTTCCATTGTTTATGCTGCTTTGCATGCCCATGATAAAATAAAAGAAGATGTTCCCATCATCAAAGAGCAGCAGTTGACCGTGTTGGCTGGCGATCTATACAGCGGAATCTATTATCAGATGTTGGTCAATTCCAAAAATATAGCGATGGTCCAGCAATTGGCATCAGCAATTATTCAAGTGAGTGAAAAGAAAACTTCTTTTTTTGAAGAAGCAATCCGACCATTGGACGAAATAGAAGAAGCCATTATCATTATCGAAACTGAACTTTTACTATCATATTATAGATTTTATGGTTTTTCCGAATATACTTTACTTGCAGAACAGACGCTTCTTTATTTACGCTATGCCGAAGAGTTGGAGTATTTGCAATCTAAACATTATACGAACTTCCTGCGTGAACTTAATTCAAACCTGGCACATGAAATCTATACAGAACACTGGTTACTAGAAAAACTGGATAGCCTGCATGGACAGATATTGGTGTCCATAGCGGATTGTTCGCTGGATTATGAACTGGCACAATTTTTGCTCCATCAAATAACCCCGCACCAGCATAGAGCTGAGCAGCTGACCCGAGAAGGATGA